The following is a genomic window from Calliphora vicina chromosome 5, idCalVici1.1, whole genome shotgun sequence.
gggtcggaaaattatattgtggaaattacgaacggaatgacaaacttatatatacccttctcacgaaggtgaagggtataaaaaagtggtttactgaatttcgttgtggccgtgcaagcacggaagatgccgtaCACATTGGAcgcccgaaacaattgaaaaaaatcacgatatggtgttggccgatcggagaaaATGCGAGAGATTTTGGAAGCCATAGGCAATTTACATGGCTCtgaagtttaaattttaaataatcacttgggtatgagaaagcttttcgcaagatggctgccgccTTTGCGTGCACAAAGGCGTACACaaatgtgcagtttccatgccaaaaatccatgaattaggctacccTACTCTCCGGATTTAGCTCCGAgcgactatttcttgtttccaaatctGAAGACATGTCTCGGCgtaaagagatttgactccaacgataaaatcatctcacaaaaaatacctatttttggaagggatacaaaaaatattggcGAAACGTTagacaaagtgcatagagctcaaaggagactatgttgaaaaataaaatatttttatgttatccaacaacctgtgtttcattcaaaaaggcacGGACTTTTTGAACCTCGTACCTaaggtaattttttaaataaaattgatttaaaaaatcgataaTAATTTGGGATACATTAAATcccatttaaaaacaatttcgaatagCAAATATAAAGATTGCTGCGATCCGATAACAAATGTCAAAGATACGATAAAATTGGGGTTTCAACTTCAGATGTCCATAACTCGGAAAATAGGTACCGgtgacaaaaattgtttatttcttaaatattcttGGCGTCCATAAACTAGATTTATTGCATTTATATTAATAGTTAGcttaaggattttttttaaaattttaatgtttacaaAGTTATATGTTAAATTTATTCGAGTTAAATGTGTAGattattattaagaaaaatagtgtaatatgtatatattttgatttGTACAAACATCTTATTATCttgcattaaaaactatttaaaaatatagttacagttattagacattttttttgttaaaattattcttGTAACTGGAAAACAAATATAAAGGaacaacataaataagtatttcggtaaatttataaatgtaatacttaaaaaaatacaaaatgttttaCTGAGTATTTAAATAGAATGAAAGAAAATTACATGTTAATCAGTGTTAAAACAGTTATAAAAGTTTGCATTGATTACAAttgtgtatttttgttttcaaatttgaaaaaaccttttaaaagttaaaagcacatattttgagaaggcggccaaaaatcatttttttatggTTACCGATTTTAAAGTTATATGTATTACTCAAATGAAAGTAAATACCAGTGAATTTCGGgagccaaaaaattaaaactctatTTAAACTATATCACAGCGAAGAGGGTGATCCAAAACGGACTTTCTCAgtattttgctaaaattaaagatttcttagtaaattttaattttttaatgactaAAACTTTGCTGTCTTAAATGATTTTGAagctaaataaattttgtataattataTAACTTAAAAGCTATtagtgttaaaacagtccttttccttttaaaattttttaaaaaaggtctaAATTGACCGAAAATAGATCACAAtttatgaatacaaaattttacaaaaaaaaattaacaaaaacttaTCAAATCGCCTTCTTGAGAGATGGATTTTATACTTTTGGCGAACCATGCCTTTAAATATAACACGTGACTTATTATTggagtaattaaaataaaaataaattttgtataattatgTATCTTAAAATCTATTAGTGTTAAAAAAACAATGCCTTtttgtctttttaattttttttttttaaaaaaaggtccaAATTGACCGAAATTCTTCTACTTAATAGAGCATAACTCCTTCCTTGTACTCTTTTGTACTCTGCTATCGCTGAAATATGCTGGATAttgtatggtaatgaagtgtaattgcctagagctaaaaattgtaattaatgaatacttcctatccaaatttgctgtcgaaggtaaaataatggagatattagtgatttttagttaaacttgctaaatttttggggtactttaaaataaaattcttaataagctctcttttgttgtgtcttatttctgactttcttcttgaattttccgttttggtgtattcagggacttatggtaaaatttcacggataatatttttgcggaacattttaaccccttaaattcctgttttaatggtgtttaaagacccatgtcttgaggatttagagtgttaacatattctacaaaaatgttctccgtaacattttacataaatattatattgtatTGAAGTTTTCACTGGTACATGTGCTACCCTATTCCGAAACGTGTGGTGAATACGGTTGTTCGATTCGTTTATAATGTAACACGTCATGATCATATTTCTCGATTTGTGAAATTGTTTCTACGGTTAAGTTTTGATGATTTTGTCAAGTTTAGGTAtatgttgttattttataaaattgatgcataatttattatttttttaaccgattttgatatgttcgaaaatttagaACTTcattttgaatattcaaaagatattcacccctatcgcgaatcaacatttcacatgaaatatgttcccttttcccatttctcgttcatcaactttgttcacgtgaaaaaattccccatgttgtgaaatttttagatgaaattttgtaaacaataaacagctgttacaaacaaaatcaactattgtgaatgaaaagtttaggggaatatcatgatagcaattttcccttcgagggaaatggatatttcatgggagcataaatttcacatgtttttcacgattggggtgattatttataaattttcatttactaACACCTtgttcaaaatgtaaaatttttgaaaatttcgaattatcGAAATGGGTTTAGAACGTCCATAGCCaaaagagaaattgtagtttgtttgcatgtatggtTCGTTAAATGCTGTCAAGCaactgaataaaatatttgtaatttttacgaTCTTGTTTACCATCGTGTTGTGTACCTGTTAATTACTTCGTAATTTGAACAATATAATCCAACGCACATCACTGGTTTAGAAATTAgatgttgtaattgttgttagacaaattaatcaaattaatatattattgaattttttaagcaaagaacatatcgcactggttcctctaaagagcgtcatattttcaatacattacaatgaaacaactgtacggatacaactgtattttttggcgaaataGTAGAGAAAATGAaagatttttacagtgggtagatatTACCACTGCACaacgatttcttgcaaaaagtgaaaatttaaaaattttgagttgacgctctttagagcCAGTGCGATATgtttgaaaattcgaatttaatttagaattttcaaaattggtgagaaaatataaaattgtatttttaattcataaaaactttttaaatattcataattttgtacatatttattaactgttttgatatttttgaaaattcgaacttagttttgagtttttgcttttctcaaaattatttttttatatgttcgaaaatttcgaattttaaaaattaacatgtttttgaattttttaaaaaaaatcgaatttaattttgaattttaaaaattgattggAAAACATtcttaaatgtatttaattcaTATGAACTTCTTAAATATGcacaattttgcattatttaaatattttttaattttcgaacataatttcgaaataatttaCATCAGTAAATATATATGTTCGTAAACAATTAGTGAATGTATTCacgttatgtttttttttaacacgaaatttcacacaaatacaacaacaacatacataaAAGTATAGAAGCATACACAAATTTGTgtgatattataaaaataactttatgcagtaattattttttttacaaagctACTATCTGTTCTGTTAGTTGCTGTTTTTACatgattttaatacaaaagtaAATAACCGCTAAAATATCTTCAGTgcataacaacaaaatttacagAAGAAgcttttttgtaattgtttatatgtattaatTCAATGTAAACATACGGGCGATGGGGGCAGTTTAAGGCCTAATTAGTTTATACGTTCTGTTCCATTTTTCGCTTATGGGAAGTTGTATATGTCGTTAGTTTTTATGTAACGTTGCCGTTTAACATTTaacatttatacatttatttgataaaattgtaacactgtaaagtaaagtttaattcaaacttaatcctgcaaattaaatcattaaaaaacaattaaaataaacaataatattttgacGACCTtagtagaaaaaatatttcacgCGGCTGATACGTTCTGACGGaaaaacaaactacaaaaaACAGTCTACAGAACGGTACAGAACACAAAGACTAATGGATGCTTaagcaaaaatgttttttgctataaaattgtaACGGTTCTTAGAACACctatgaaatttcaacagaaatTATCGATttgcactaaaaaaaatttaaatcgaatagattgttggttaagatattttcgctgttagggctcgatatttctatttttataaaaatttttaatttcattagtgCAACTTTTCAGTAAAGAATACagaaagcaaacaaaaattgttttccaaataaTGTTTAATGTGAATCTcttaatttaaacgattttgttgttcttttaaagaaatttcgaGGGTTTTCATTGGCGCTATTTTagaatttggaatatttttagttaaactaaaagttattaaaaatttccagcGTTTCTTAAaaggatttattttatttttttaatttaagtttgatAATAATTAAAACTGTTTGCAAACTTTTCAAATTCTGCCGCATGTAATTAGTTATTGCATTACTCGTACTTAGATACTTATCTAATGAGATGAGATTTTTTACTGACATGTTTCTCTTCTTTCATCCAATTTGGAAGATCTGATAAGTACGGAGACATACCAAATATACATATTGTTTGCTGTAAACATTTACAATCAAATCTGCCAGCAAATTCTAAACTATATACATAACtactaacaaataaaaataaaattaaccaaaaacGCATTTAAACAGTATACTTGCCTTTACATTGTTGCTATAAACAGCCCACACAATTGGGATTCGTGGGATAACGAAATTCGACTTGACCAATACGATTGGGAATTCGCAAATGTGGGGGTAAATGGGAACGATACTTTTCCATAGGTATACAACGTTTGGTGGGCATCGGTTTTAATGTCATTTTGAGTattttaactttatattttttatttttgcgtcCTTTGTTGATTTTTAGCGGAACTTTATTCGAAATTGTCATTGAGTGATCGATTTCAATGGAACGTTTCGTCATATTCCAATCATGATTTTCATAATGACAATGTTTCATAAGTTTGTCCTCGTCCAAAAACTTAAAGTTACAAAATTGGCAGACATACTTCTCACCTCCGTGTCGGCTCAGTCTATTATGCTGGATTAGATGACGATCCAATTGATGTTGATATTCAAAGTGACCGCCACATTTGTAGCACACATAGCGTCCTTTGTTCTGCAAGTCCAGGTGATAGTCTAGAAATACTCTTAAAAAGAGAAGATTTGGTTAATAAAATGTCATTGTGATTGTGATTATTTATTTGAAGTATAGTTACTTGCTGGTAAAACAATAACCACATTTGTGGCAATAAAACAGAGGCTTTTTATAATGGTAGATATAGTCGTGCACCATCATTTCATTGAGCGTGGCACAGGTGAATCTACAGTCCGGTACAAAGCAGGTTAAAGAATTAAGTCTCACCTCAATCTTTAAGCGATCTAGCAAATAAAGATCTAAAAGAAAACGGAAATTATTATCTACATATTTAAATCGACTAATGAGCATTGAGCTATAGATGTTTTACCATATTCCTTAATAGATCGAAATGTTATATCATCCATATAGTCATCAATATAGTTATCGCCCTGCGACAAATGACTATGTGAACTTATACTGTGCTCCTCTACCCAGTGATTTGTTAAAGATAAACGTTTTGAATACAATGTATCCACTTCGGAGACATTATCGTCCTCGTCATCTTCATCATCTCCAGCCAAGTCTTTGTAGTCATTATGCTTTTCGAATATAACTTTATTGAAGTCTTCATCAGCCTCGTCTGTGTAGAGATTTTGATGTCTTTTTACATAGTTCGTTATTGTAGACTGCACATCATCGTTTTGGATTTGTTCTGGCACTGATTTCTTGGGTGTCTTTGTTCTTTTGGCAGGTGTTTTCACTTTTTTGGTTGTCGTCTCAGTCTTAGAAGGTGCCAAGCTGGACGCCACAGATTGAGCTCGCGAAAAGGAACGAGTCTTTCGTCTGGCTAGCATTGGCTGTGGAGATGTTATCTCATTTCTGATGTCTTCTAAGCCTTTTTCAAAAACTTCTTTTTTGGCCATACACTGCGCCCGGTGAAAGTCATATTCGTTTTGTGATGTGTACTCACTATTGCAAATATCGCAGTAGTAGCGCGGCAAATGTATACGCTTGTGCTGTCGCAATTTACTAATGCTTTCCACAGTGACAGTGCATATGTTGCAACGATATGTTCGAGGCTGGTGATGTGTAGTGATTTGTTCATTTCCCTCCGACACAACAGATACTGCATCCAACTCCATGCGACTTGTACTGCGCGATCGTGTTGTCATCAGGGATTTGGCATAACGATATTTGGCACTGCACCGTCGCATATGTTTTCGATAGTAGTCCTTGCGCCAGTAAGCACGATTGCAGTGCGCACATATCATTTGGACGGGTATGACCTGTACACGTTGATAGCTGCGTTTGCTATGCTTACCACCACCGCCAGACTCCGTAGTCAGGGGCGAAACAGGTCGTTCATAGTGGATTCTCAACATAGAGTCATTACCCGGTATACTAGGTGAAGGAGATCTTGATGTGGCATCGTATTTTTGATTCACTAAGGGTGCTGGAGCAGGTAGAGACGAGGATATTTCATTGGGCGCATCATCACAATAGCCGGGAGCATAACAGTTGCGCTGTAGCTGCACATTATTCGTAAGGTCTGCAGCATCGTCCAGCAGTGTTGTTGTTACTTGCAGAAAATTATTGGGACTAGTATCGGGTGTGGGTGGTGCTATTACCACAGTCTGGCTGTGCATGGCTTGTTCGCAGCGCAAACGCAATTTCGAAGACGATTCAGTTATAGCGCCAATGTAAACCAGACAACGTGAACAAACGGCTGATAAAATTTGTCTGATATCCCAACTCTGAAAATTGAAATGAGTAGAGATGCAAatcattgaatttttttgttaaattaaattgtttgcttatcaacaaaaatagattgttagtttttaatttagcaATATTggaaatgtaaattatttttataacattttcccagtattcttcatacaagtTGCATACGCTTTaaaacgtttcgttttataaaatagttgTTGATAATTCATTGGATTCTAATAGGTTATGGACACACAGAAACTTATGGATAGCAGCTTTCAatgaagaaatttatttttgaaacaggCAAGAGGCATGGAAATTAGTTCAACATCCCAAAAGAGAGAAATGAGTGTTTCAAAAGAAAGGTAATGAAGCAAAACACAAAGTTGGACTCGTAGCTAAAGGTTTGACACAGATTTGTGTTGAAGTCTTTGATGAAACATTTGCTCCAGTAAGAAAAGTGCAGTTTAAAAAGTTTATCGTCAAACACTTAGATGTAAAGTCAGCCAAGAAATATACATTGGAAAAccctaaaatttatataaaatggcAACGAACATCATATTTGCAAATTACGAAAGTCCATGCAGTTAATAATTGCATTGTCATCTACTGAAGCAGAATTTATACCAGCTTCCTTTGCAACTCAATAATTACTATGGATTAaacaatcacccttatcgtggttggcttaaacgtcatacgcctacgacagtttcgtactagattaaagaagcagtttgcattttatctttaatctagtacgaaactgtcgtaggcgtatgacgtttacgccaaccacgataagggtgaattgCTTGAAGGTATGTTAATTTCTGTTTCTACACCAATTcctatgtaaataaaatatcatcacATCAATAAATAGCCTTCATGAAATTTAAGTTATTCAAGTATTATATTGTCCAACAGTTAGCAGATTTTCTACttttgaaactaaaaataattgttgATAATTTTTTGGGTTCCAATatgtgttttaatttaaatatatccgaaaatcactcacgaatataaattattgatattttaaaagaaaaatatttttgctcatttacttataATACTCTATATATGGACGGacatgaccgaccatactttcttacttgttttttaatgtatttcaaCGCGTTTTTAATGATATCAGACATTAGTTGTACGATTTTAATGACACACGTGTCTCGTAAAGGACGAAAAACCAAACTGCTTTTAactaatgaatattttaaatgccATAACATCGACAtcaatttgacgttatttaTTATACACGTGTTTTGAGATATGAATACTAAATATACCGTTAGTTAAAATCCAGAACTCATTAGGCGTATCTCGACAATTGCTCGACTTGCAGATAATTGTCAAATCGTGGTGCCttataattacaaattattaaataaacataaagagAGATTAGAGCTACTGCTCACTCTCATTCTAAAAGTTGACCAATTAcggtactttaaaatatattctttgaggccttgacaaaaaatatttttaaaatcatattgaTTATgccgaattttattttcatggtatttttattaacattattgTTTGATGTTGTAACAGTTTCGATTTTATTGAGAGTGCTCTCctaagaaaaaaactttagaTTAATACAGCTGTCCCATAGATAAAATTGTGGTGGCAAcgtacagtattggccataactaaagcaccccctcaatgaattttttcatatcataatttttttgataaaaacggcttttttgggatgtattttgtatatattttattaactaatattgttaatgttcatttaatattcatttagtaaaagataattttattaaaaattaattttaaatgataaatcatataaaaactcaaaacgcaatggacaaaacaaaagcaccctcttataagatgtttaaaaatttgactcggtactgcatatttgcaaaaagataaaaataatggaaggttgttaaaaaaaacaatgataaggaacaagtactccagtgaatttaaaattaaagttattgaagactggaagacgggcttatcactacatgaattgagtaaaaaatattcaattaacagatcagttattttcaggctcgtttcaaaattttttaagactggcCGCATATCACCGGTGCATTCTACAGGTTATGATGAtgccttgatcaaaagagcaatacaaaaagattGCATAGCATCCGCTAGTCAAGTGAGAACATGTtaaagattatgcgttagcgaaagaacaatcggtagaagagtagtagaagcccgtttattcagctgacgaccagcaaaaaaaccaTTTCCATCAGCTAAGAACACTGAAGTTTACCAAAGCCAGCATCGACTGGAGTGTCCTAAAATGGAAGACAGTACTGTTTcctgacgaatccaaatacaacttaaaaagttccgctggaataaggcatgtacgcagaccaaaaggagaaagattgaatcctaagtattgcaaaggaacaattaaacatggaggaggcaatgtaatggtctggtgatgcttttctggtcaaggatttgggccaaatcataaaatttatgggattatggatcgcttcatgtaccgtgatgtattgaaagatgtaatgttgccatatgccagtgaagagatgccacttatagggagcttccaacaggataacgatcctaagcacacctccaaagtttgtaagacttggattcagagcaataagattcaagttcttcattggcctagtcaatctcccgatcttaatcctattgagaacttgtggcacattgttaatatgatTATAATAAATGGTGAAAATTGCGGAAGTAAGGATcggcaattttcacgatttatttcatgtcgttaaaatagcctgggaaggaatatcgaaaaacgccataaaaacataatatCTTCTATGCTAAGAGATAttcttgtgccatccaaaacaaaggatttgcaacaaaaaattaattaaaattttttttaaagtatatccttgaaggggtgctttagttttgtccgtttcattttctaccttaaagtattttttgattttaagttacctcttatgGAAAGCTTAACTTtgtaagtatttgtttatcaataataaacatattaacaaatgaaaataatacataatagatatttaaagttttgtttttatacaaaaaaataccatatgaaaaaaatgtacTGAGGGGGtactttagttatggccaatactgtacatTGGGTTAAACAGTACTTAAATCAAGGATTAAtttaaaagttgaaatttttgtattgtaataaattgttgtacatatgtattgtgaaatagaataaaaacaatttcatcaCTATTTGTCATCACAAATTTGTTGTtatcataattaataattttcgttAATTTAGATCGATGTGGTAAAAAGTGAAAATcgagatatttgaaaataattttaattattttttttgtaaattacctAAAATATGGTGTTTTGGATATATTCACGGTTTCAAAGGGTGATTATTGTGTGATGTTAATATTGGTgagacaaaattattaaaatattaaacaactgATATTGAAACATCTAATCAATTTTCATTCTTTTTACAATATACAAAGTTCAACTTTTGAATTCATCCTTGATTTAGGTACTGTTCAATTCAATGTGCATCGTCACCacaaacaaagtcaaaaataaatacaacaaatcctACGtctaatacaacaacaaaatacattgagaaactttgttgttgcaagagttaggtttttgacaatttcatTTCGTCTCTATGTTATATTGCAGATGTTgctaaattaaaaactgacaacGTATTTCTGTCGATAAGTCCCCATCCATACTgggaaacatttgctgcaaaacatttgagttagttgatgaaaggggaaagaggaatgggAAAGGGGTactctgtttcatgtacattaagtttttgttgagtatgtcatccacatttattc
Proteins encoded in this region:
- the LOC135961826 gene encoding zinc finger protein Xfin, with product MNEDDKISASVVNEPQQPSGINTCRKRNLLQLLRQSGTPATSMPTPLQVDTDEAGPQQQQLLNLSFKRDANTSKINAGKRNASPDNTEKSMCNMCCRKDEVCANLQHNHATVLTVSDITRLPSWDIRQILSAVCSRCLVYIGAITESSSKLRLRCEQAMHSQTVVIAPPTPDTSPNNFLQVTTTLLDDAADLTNNVQLQRNCYAPGYCDDAPNEISSSLPAPAPLVNQKYDATSRSPSPSIPGNDSMLRIHYERPVSPLTTESGGGGKHSKRSYQRVQVIPVQMICAHCNRAYWRKDYYRKHMRRCSAKYRYAKSLMTTRSRSTSRMELDAVSVVSEGNEQITTHHQPRTYRCNICTVTVESISKLRQHKRIHLPRYYCDICNSEYTSQNEYDFHRAQCMAKKEVFEKGLEDIRNEITSPQPMLARRKTRSFSRAQSVASSLAPSKTETTTKKVKTPAKRTKTPKKSVPEQIQNDDVQSTITNYVKRHQNLYTDEADEDFNKVIFEKHNDYKDLAGDDEDDEDDNVSEVDTLYSKRLSLTNHWVEEHSISSHSHLSQGDNYIDDYMDDITFRSIKEYDLYLLDRLKIEVRLNSLTCFVPDCRFTCATLNEMMVHDYIYHYKKPLFYCHKCGYCFTSKVFLDYHLDLQNKGRYVCYKCGGHFEYQHQLDRHLIQHNRLSRHGGEKYVCQFCNFKFLDEDKLMKHCHYENHDWNMTKRSIEIDHSMTISNKVPLKINKGRKNKKYKVKILKMTLKPMPTKRCIPMEKYRSHLPPHLRIPNRIGQVEFRYPTNPNCVGCL